The following are encoded together in the Rhizophagus irregularis chromosome 21, complete sequence genome:
- a CDS encoding uncharacterized protein (SECRETED:cutsite_AFA-WK; SECRETED:prob_0.5809); SECRETED:SignalP(1-21) produces the protein MASIIFKIFFILSLISVQAFAWKLTLGGKDFKGEANQSCKAVTANSGSKLKWDARLLESCCVRLYSDPNCAKDEIGFSCDDFNKKLSQTVQSFQVTNC, from the coding sequence ATGGCTTcaataatctttaaaattttctttattctatCTCTTATTTCAGTTCAAGCTTTTGCTTGGAAGTTAACTTTAGGCGGAAAAGATTTTAAGGGAGAAGCCAACCAATCATGTAAAGCCGTTACTGCTAATAGTGGCTCTAAATTGAAATGGGACGCAAGACTCCTTGAAAGCTGTTGCGTTCGATTATATTCAGACCCCAATTGTGCAAAAGATGAAATCGGATTTTCTTGCgatgattttaataagaaGTTAAGCCAAACCGTTCAATCCTTTCAAGTTACAAACTGTTAA